One Prolixibacteraceae bacterium DNA segment encodes these proteins:
- a CDS encoding iron-containing alcohol dehydrogenase: MQNFDFINPTMIKFGKDQIGTMNQVIPQGAKVMVLYGGGSIKRTGIYDQVMAALKGFEVIEFSGIPSNPEFEVLMDAVKIVQSDNVQFLLAVGGGSVIDGTKFISAASLYEGDDPWDLIVKQEPIMQGVPFGTVLTLPATGSEMNYAAVITKGETSEKLLMQGLGLFPKFSVLDPSVVSTVPKRQLVNGLIDSFSHVLEQYLTYPVGAMLQDRYAESVLKTLIEVAPVIVNDPSNYEAAANYMWCCTNALNGMLQNGVPVDWGVHMIGHELTALYHTDHAITLAIVSPSYYRHMVDAKEDKLIQFAERVVGITEGTKREKALAAIDFIEDYFNRLGVECKLSNYVENYDGCAQAIAKTFEDRGWFGLGEKQSVTPKLVTQIVEAAY; this comes from the coding sequence GACGATGATCAAATTTGGTAAAGACCAAATTGGAACAATGAATCAAGTGATTCCTCAAGGGGCAAAGGTGATGGTTTTATATGGAGGTGGTAGTATTAAGCGTACTGGTATTTATGATCAGGTGATGGCTGCACTTAAAGGTTTTGAAGTGATTGAGTTTTCTGGTATTCCTTCGAATCCAGAATTTGAGGTGTTGATGGATGCAGTAAAGATCGTGCAGTCAGATAATGTTCAGTTTCTACTTGCAGTAGGAGGTGGATCGGTTATTGATGGGACTAAATTTATCTCTGCAGCCTCGCTTTATGAGGGGGATGATCCTTGGGATTTGATTGTGAAGCAAGAGCCAATTATGCAAGGAGTACCTTTCGGGACAGTATTGACTTTGCCTGCAACGGGATCGGAAATGAACTATGCAGCAGTGATAACAAAAGGAGAGACTTCGGAAAAACTGCTAATGCAAGGGCTTGGGTTGTTTCCTAAATTTTCTGTACTAGATCCTTCTGTTGTGTCTACTGTTCCTAAGAGACAGTTGGTGAATGGATTGATCGACTCTTTCAGTCACGTTCTAGAGCAGTATTTGACATATCCTGTTGGAGCCATGTTGCAAGATCGTTATGCAGAAAGTGTACTAAAGACTTTAATCGAGGTGGCACCTGTAATCGTCAATGATCCTTCTAACTATGAAGCAGCAGCAAATTATATGTGGTGTTGCACCAATGCACTGAATGGTATGTTGCAAAATGGGGTTCCTGTGGATTGGGGTGTACATATGATTGGACATGAATTAACCGCTTTATATCATACGGATCATGCCATAACATTGGCTATTGTTTCTCCTAGTTATTATCGACATATGGTGGATGCGAAAGAGGACAAATTGATTCAGTTTGCTGAACGTGTTGTTGGAATTACTGAAGGAACGAAAAGAGAGAAGGCTTTGGCTGCCATTGATTTTATTGAGGACTATTTTAATCGATTGGGTGTTGAATGTAAACTGTCTAACTATGTAGAAAATTATGACGGATGTGCACAGGCTATTGCCAAAACATTTGAGGACCGTGGTTGGTTCGGATTAGGAGAGAAACAGTCGGTAACTCCCAAATTGGTTACCCAGATTGTTGAGGCTGCTTATTAA